The Anaerolineae bacterium genome segment CAAGGAAAAGGCAAGATTTCGATTTGCCGCTCCAATACTTGACATCCGCTATCAACTATAGTACAATAGCGGTACGATGTGCAGGAGGGAGCTATGCTGCGGATCACGACCAAGGGACGATACGCCCTGCGGGCGATGCTGGACCTGGCAATGCATCAGCAGGATGCGCCGGTGACTCGCGAGGAGATCGCCGAGCGGCAGGGACTGCCGGCCACCTATCTGGCTCAGCTCTTCTCGGCATTGACCAAGGCCGGCCTGGTGGAAAGCGTGCGCGGCCCGGGCGGTGGATACGTGTTAACCCGTCCGGCGGACCAGATCACCGCCGGCGAAATTCTGCGCGCCGTCGAAGGCCCGATTTCCCTGACCGCCTGTGTGCTGGACGAGGAAGTGTGCGGCCGCGCCGGGCGCTGTTCCCTCCGCAAGCTGTATGAAGGGCTTAGCGACGCCATCGCCCATTATCTGGACACCGTCACGCTGGCTGATATCGGCGCCGGCAACATTCCCCATGAGTTCGCGGCCCCGGCGGCGGAGCAGCCGGCGGAATCCCTTCGAGAATCATAAGCCCCTGACGGTTGATTCGGCCGATGAACTGGCTACAACGCATTCGGGAAGATATTGACGTTGCCTTCCAGCGGGACCCTGCCGCGCGCACCCGCGCGGAGGTGCTGCTCACATATCCGGGCCTGCATGCCGTCTGGCTCCACCGTATCGCCCACTGGCTGTGGCGGCGCCGGCGCTTTCTGCTGGCGCGCCTGATATCCCATATCAACCGTTTCATCACGGGCATCGAGATTCACCCTGGTGCGAAAATCGGCCGGCGGGTCTTCATTGACCACGGCATGGGCATCGTCATCGGCGAGACGGCCGAGATCGGGGATGATGTGCTCCTGTATCAGGGCGTCGTGCTGGGCGGCACCAGCCTGGAGAAGACCAAGCGCCATCCCACGGTCAAGAACGGCGTGGTCATCGGCGCCGGCGC includes the following:
- a CDS encoding Rrf2 family transcriptional regulator, with the protein product MLRITTKGRYALRAMLDLAMHQQDAPVTREEIAERQGLPATYLAQLFSALTKAGLVESVRGPGGGYVLTRPADQITAGEILRAVEGPISLTACVLDEEVCGRAGRCSLRKLYEGLSDAIAHYLDTVTLADIGAGNIPHEFAAPAAEQPAESLRES